The Neoarius graeffei isolate fNeoGra1 chromosome 23, fNeoGra1.pri, whole genome shotgun sequence genome segment GGGAAAAATGCTTGTGACCTCTAGCCTACTCTGTCTGTTAGTACATAGTGAAACTATGAATAAAAATCTTCTCGTCTCAGATGTCCAGGCTGCTGGTTTGTCCACCACTGAGTTATATAATGCTGTCAGTGAAAGCTCGCGGTCTCGCTTGTAGTACTAGAACTGCTTCCGAGATATTAGTGAATGGCAGTTAGGTTATGTTAGGAATACGGGAAATAAGCTCAACCCATTTTTACATGATAGTTTTGAAACTTGCcaaaaaaaatcatcatttttTTCTTTCATGTTTCTTCTTTTTAGGGTAAACCTGATTTAAACACTTCTCTACCGGTGCGACAGACGGCATCCATCTTCAAGCAGCCTGTTACAAAAGTCACAAACCACCCAAACAACAAAGTGAAGACAGATCCACAAAAAGCTGTTGATCAGCCAAGACAGGTAACCGTACAACTATTAGTACTTGCTGTATATCAGAAGTTGCTTCAGTacgggggggaaaaaagaagCAGCAGTGTCTGAATGATGCTAATATAAGCTCACATCGTTGTGCCAGGTTTTGGCTTAGCCTTATTTAcataagatttggacacgtttgtgCCTCTGTACAGCTTTTCTGGGAGAAGAAGCTGAGTGGACTGAATGTGTATGACATCGCCGAGGAGTTGATGAAGACTATGGATCTTCCCAAAGGCCTTCAAGGTAAGGAACTGCATGGAAAATGTCCGGATTAGTTCTACCAGAGGTTTAATAATAAATATCAGTCCTCAGGGTCAATTTGAGCCAGATAAAGTTTGGGTGTAATTTGCCCCAATCACTAAAACACACCACCGGAGTCTGCAATAACATGGCAGTTACCAGGTTTTACGATTACATCACTGAGCTAATTTAAACTATTGCTGATGGAGGTCTGTGTTTGGCAAAAGACAGAGTGTCAAAACCTCACAGACTGGCACTTTATTTTAAATTACAATCAGACTTCGCTGCGAATCACTTAAATTATAGATCCGCCCCAGTTAAAACAAATCCAACGCAAATAGAATTTGCATGCATGCGCAATCTCTTTCGCTGTGGCCAATCTCTCTCACTGACCTGTATACATTCTGAAAGTTATGTTATGCTATTGCTATTTATCCTAGTTTTTAACAGATCTCCAAATGTCGACCCACACACTCATTTCATCtgaatagggggaaaaaaataccAGATGGGAAAATAGTAAACAGCATCTGTGTAATGTAATTTAAATGGATTTTAATGACCGCAAAGAAGTGGCGTATTTCGGGTTTTAAATTGTGTAATGTCTGAAAGTGTCCTCCACTGTAGGGGTCGGCCCAGGCTACTCGGATAAAACGCTCCTCTCTGCCATCGCCAGCGCCCTGCACACCAGCAGCGCCCCCATCACGGGCCAGCTATCTGCTGCTGTGGAAAAAAACCCCGGAGTCTGGCTCAACAGCACGCAACCCCTCTGCAAAGCTTTCATGGTGACTGATGAGGACATCAGGTACACAAATACAGAAACTATTCTGGTTATGTGAATTAGTCGTGTACATGAACGAGTATTGGTATTTTTTTTTCTAGTATGTTTATTGAGCATCAACAATACGGATtgaaaacggggaaaaaatcccCACATGAAACACAGAATGCTCATATTGTCAGTTTTGCATTtttcagacccccccccccccccccaaaaaaaaaaaaaacagaacaagaACACACAAacgggaaatttaaaaaaaaaaaaagttgcaatgCTCAAGGACTCCGATATCTGGCTCCTCAGGTGTAATATTTAGTGAGtctatagcctaggtcacaaccggacgtacgattttttttttttttttttttagccgtgcgatttttggcgtttcccaaatcactgcgttttttttgttcatggagaaagacgcacgttggccgtaagtttgtcttgcaacctgaaaaaaaaccgtaagcgcccgtagagtttgtttgacatgacaaagaacctctgtggccagtctacggctcgaaaatcagcacgtcacacgcgcgccctccgtgcgtttctcgcgttttttgcacatagactggccgtaggagcacgtacggccggttgtgaccgaggcatataaTGGACAGCAAGGGTTCCAGATTCTATCAAAGTTCCTCAGAGAGCCTTTGAGAGAAAACCTTAGCCTCTCCAACTTTTAAGCTGAACAGGACTTCCGTGACCCGTCAGCTACAGGATAGGGGTAAGGTGTGTTTCCAGTTAAGCAAAATTAAACGCCTGGCCAGTAGAGTACAGAAAGCCATACTGTGTTGTGCTTCAGCTGATAAAGTATCGGTGTGTGGAATACCAAAAAGGGCAGGGCAGGGAGGGGATGGGGGTCGGCCGCAACATTGTAGGCCGTGTGAAGGGTATCAAATATTTTAGACCAAAAGTCTATCAGTTTTGGACATGACCAAAACATGTGCATGAgatcagcaggggactggttgcATCTATTACAAGTGTCTGCAACATTGGGATAGATTTTTGACAATCTATGATTAGTGTAGTAGATCCTATGTATGAATTTGCATTGGATTAGCCCATGTCGGGCACAGATAGAGGAATTGTGCACTAGAGTATTGGTATTTTCTGCTGTTCGTGTCCTGCTGTTGTGATCTGAGCTGTTGGAACACCCTGTTTCTGTTCCAGGAAGCAGGAGGACCTCGTGTACAACGTGAGGAAGAGGCTGGAGGATGCTCTCATGGCTGACATGCTGGCTCAAGTAGAAGAGACCGCCAGCGACACAAAATCAGTGAAGGAGGAGACCAACGGCAGCGATGAAATG includes the following:
- the mbd3a gene encoding methyl-CpG-binding domain protein 3a isoform X1, yielding MERKRWECSALPNGWKREEVTRKSGLSAGKSDVYYFSPTGKKFRSKPQLARYLGNSMDLSSFDFRTGKMIMSKLNKNRQRLRYEHSSQNKGKPDLNTSLPVRQTASIFKQPVTKVTNHPNNKVKTDPQKAVDQPRQLFWEKKLSGLNVYDIAEELMKTMDLPKGLQVSSTVGVGPGYSDKTLLSAIASALHTSSAPITGQLSAAVEKNPGVWLNSTQPLCKAFMVTDEDIRKQEDLVYNVRKRLEDALMADMLAQVEETASDTKSVKEETNGSDEMETL
- the mbd3a gene encoding methyl-CpG-binding domain protein 3a isoform X4 is translated as MERKSPTGKKFRSKPQLARYLGNSMDLSSFDFRTGKMIMSKLNKNRQRLRYEHSSQNKGKPDLNTSLPVRQTASIFKQPVTKVTNHPNNKVKTDPQKAVDQPRQLFWEKKLSGLNVYDIAEELMKTMDLPKGLQGVGPGYSDKTLLSAIASALHTSSAPITGQLSAAVEKNPGVWLNSTQPLCKAFMVTDEDIRKQEDLVYNVRKRLEDALMADMLAQVEETASDTKSVKEETNGSDEMETL
- the mbd3a gene encoding methyl-CpG-binding domain protein 3a isoform X3, whose amino-acid sequence is MERKSPTGKKFRSKPQLARYLGNSMDLSSFDFRTGKMIMSKLNKNRQRLRYEHSSQNKGKPDLNTSLPVRQTASIFKQPVTKVTNHPNNKVKTDPQKAVDQPRQLFWEKKLSGLNVYDIAEELMKTMDLPKGLQVSSTVGVGPGYSDKTLLSAIASALHTSSAPITGQLSAAVEKNPGVWLNSTQPLCKAFMVTDEDIRKQEDLVYNVRKRLEDALMADMLAQVEETASDTKSVKEETNGSDEMETL
- the mbd3a gene encoding methyl-CpG-binding domain protein 3a isoform X2, which codes for MERKRWECSALPNGWKREEVTRKSGLSAGKSDVYYFSPTGKKFRSKPQLARYLGNSMDLSSFDFRTGKMIMSKLNKNRQRLRYEHSSQNKGKPDLNTSLPVRQTASIFKQPVTKVTNHPNNKVKTDPQKAVDQPRQLFWEKKLSGLNVYDIAEELMKTMDLPKGLQGVGPGYSDKTLLSAIASALHTSSAPITGQLSAAVEKNPGVWLNSTQPLCKAFMVTDEDIRKQEDLVYNVRKRLEDALMADMLAQVEETASDTKSVKEETNGSDEMETL